GATGAAGCAAGTGCTACGCAATGCACATAAAGTCATTCAGCAGCAGGTAGACACTCACTCACGCTTCTATGACCGTAACAAAATTGATATTTACCATGGCCGTGCCTATGTCCAGGACCAAAATACCATTTTTGTCTTTGCACCCGATGGGATTAAAGAAACGATCATGTTCCAGCAACTGGTGATTGCGACCGGTTCTCGTCCATACCGTCCGGATATTCTTGATTTCAATCATCCGCGTGTCTTTGATTCAGACAAAATTCTGGAGCTGGATTTTACCATTCAAAAAATTATTATTTATGGTGCAGGGGTAATTGGTTGTGAATATGCCTCGATCTTTATCGGCTTGGGTCATAAGGTTGATCTCATTAATACGCAGCCGAAGTTGCTCAGCTACCTAGATGATGAAATTTCTGATGCACTGTCTTACCACTTGCGTGAGCAGGGCGTGTTAATTCGTCACAATGAACAGATCGACTTCCTGGAAACTTCAGATGACTATGTGATCTTGCATACTCAAAGTGGCAAGAAAATCAAAGCAGATGCCATTTTATGGTGTAATGGTCGTTCAGGTAATACGGATGGTTTAGGCCTGGAAAATGTGAACCTGAAACCAAATAGCCGTGGTCAACTGACGGTGAATGATCAATATCAGACCGAAGTTGAAAATATCTATGCTGCGGGTGATGTGATTGGCTGGCCTTCACTGGCTTCTGCTGCCTATGACCAGGGCCGCTGTGCCGGTGCAAACATGAACGGTGAGGAAAACGTCGCACCAGTTACGGATATTCCAACAGGAATTTATACCATTCCGGAAATTTCATCTATCGGTAAAACTGAACAACAGTTAACCGAAGAGAAAATCCCATACGAGGTGGGGCAGGCGTCATTTCGTCATCTGGCACGCGCGCAGATTACCGGGGATACCGTTGGGGAATTGAAGATCTTGTTCCATCGTGAAACTTTAGAAGTTTTAGGGGTACATTGTTTTGGTAATAACGCTTCAGAAATTATCCACATCGGTCAGGCTGTGATGAACAGCCCGCACAATACCATCAAGTATTTTGTGGAAACCACCTTTAACTATCCGACTATGGCGGAAGCTTATCGTGTAGCAACATTAAATGGCATGAACCGTCTGTTCTAATCACCCGGTTCAGTTGTCAATAAAAATCCCTCAATCAAAGCAGATTGAGGGATTTTTGTTTTTTCTGATTTTTTTTAACTTTAAAATTTTGACTAAAGTAATTGTTCTACACTTCTTTGTGAATGATCAGGCAGCCATTTTTCGGCATTCAACCGCACAGCGACGGCAAGCTTCTGCACATTGCTGGCAGTGTTCATGCTCATGTTTGCCGCATTCTTCTGCGCAGTATTCACAGGCCTGAGCGCAAAGCTCACAAATTTCTTTCATAAAATGAGATTGTTTCTGCTCCATGCGGGCACAGAGCTGGCAAATATCTGCACAGTCCAGACAGCGTTGAATACATTCCCGCATCATCTCCAGATCTTCTTCTTTTAAACAGGCACTTGCACAATAGGTACAGGCAAGGGAACAGGTCATACAGGTTTTCACGCAATCTGCAAACTGGATATCATTCATCTTCCTCTCCTTGAGTGATTGGATTTAGGAATAAGCTAATCAGAAAAAGGCATATACACTAGGCGGATTAGGTGAGGAAAAGTAAAATAATCATAGGTTTTGTTACGTAATTTTAGAAGTAGATTGCCGCTTGTTTAAATTTAAGCCAGCAGAAATATAAACTGAATAACTCTTAAAAATCAAATCAATAGAGTAGAATTTGAATGGTAAAAAATACGGATTAATGGCTTCGGCCATTATCGCAGGCGGATGAGTTTTTAGTAGCGGTAATGTGAGAAAATTCAGCGTCTATGAAATCTAAAGAGTTTATAACTTTATGAAAAATTATATAAAAATAAATAATGGGTCGGAGTTTTTAGATTGGACAAGACTAATTTTACAAACACTTAGAACAGGTTGCATCTTTGAGTTTTTGCCAATCAGTGCGCGCAAAAAGCCTGATTAAAATATTCAAACAGCTGGGGTGTCTGACTCCAGAGCAGAATAGCCAGAATCAGTAATAAGATTAGGGCAACGATGATCAAGAGCTTTAGTAGCGCAGTAGAATCAGTCATGGACAATTTGCTCCTCATTAACCCAGAAATGCACCCATACCCCGAAAATACTCAAAGCAATCGACAGCATCCAGACTGCATTATAATTACCGCTTAAATCGTGGTTAAGACCACCGAGCCATCCACCAAAAAACGAACCGACCTGATGGGTAAAGAATACTATACCACTCAGCATTGTCAGGTATTTTACCCCAAACATATTTGCCACAATACCATTGGTCAATGGTACGGTAGAGAGCCATAACAGCCCCATAATGATACCAAAGGCATATACCGTCCAGGTGCTTAAAGGCAGGAGTAAAAAAGCACCGATCGCAATCGCCCGCAGGCCATATAATCCCATCAGCAAATGAGGCTTGGAATATTTTCCGCCCAGCCAGCCGGCAGTATAAGTCCCTACAATATTAAACAGTCCCACCAGTGCCAAGAAAGCCGTACCTGTCGTGGTATTAAAGCCATGATCAATCAGGTAGCCAGGTAAGTGAATGCCAATAAAAACCACCTGAAAACCACAAACAAAAAAGCCCATGGCCAGAAACCAGAACGGTTTATGATTTTTAACGACCACAAGAATCTGTTTAAAGCTAAGCGGGCTTTTAGATGCAGTAGCTACGGCATTTGGATCAACATACATAGGTGCCTTTAGCATCCAGGCCAAGGGGATAATCAGGGCAATTAAAATGGCACTGACCACCAAAGCGGCTGACCAGCCTACATTTTGTAAAAGGAGCAGAGTCGAAGGCAGCATAATAAACTGGCCAAAGGAACCGGCTGCACTGGCAATACCCATCGCCAGACTGCGTTTTTCTGGCGGAGCTGCCCGACCTACGGCAGATAATAATACCGGAAATGAGGTCGCAGATAAGGCTAATCCGAGAATCACTCCCACACTCAGGTTTAATAATAGCCCCGTCGAACTGACTGCCATGAGCAGCAAACCAAGTGTATATAAGACTCCACCCACCGCAACGACAATTTTACTGCCATATTTGTCAGCAATGGCGCCAGTTACGGGCTGGACTGCACCCCAGATCAGGTTCTGCATGGCAATTGCCAGACTAAAAACATTATGACCCCAGCCAAACTCCTCGCTCATTGGCATCAGATAGAGTCCAAAGGCATGACGGATACCTAAGGACAGTGCCAAAATTATGGCAGCACCAATTAGCATAAAAATGAGTGTTCTGGAAAATTGACTGTCAGCCATAAGTGCGTCGTGAATATAGAGTTAATTGTTATAGTATTCGATTCAATCAGGGGAGGCGATAAAATAAAAATTAATTGAATTATAATTTTTATTTATGAAAATTTAAAGTTTTATAGCTTAAAGTAGATTATAAAAAAGCAGAGTCCATGCTCTGCTTTTTAGCACAAGAGGGCTAGAAGCGAATACCAATACCTGCATAAGCGAGAATAGGATTAACCTCAATTTCTGCCTTAGATTCAATTAGTTTCCCGAATGTTGAGTCAGTGACAGTAATCGTTGTCTCATTATTTAAATGAGCATAAGACAGTGAACCTACCGCGAACCATCGGTCATTAAAATCATAAGTAAAACCGACAGTGGCAACCGGAGCGAAGGTATCCGAAGCTTCGACTTTTACTTTTGGATTTGCCTTGCTATTTGGTTTATTTTCTAAAGATGCGCCCGCTTTCCCATCGAGAATATTTGCAATCATATGTCCGGCAGCAATCAGATCTTGTTCTGTTCGAGGGTTAATTTCAAGCTCATTAAAATAAGCATACAGCAACCCTAAGCCAACATAGGGGCGGAATTTATTCACGCCAGTTTTTCCGAAGTGGTATTGAAACTCAAAAGCAGGTGTCCAGGCACGTGCAGAAGCGGCTGCACCATAAGCTTCTAAGTCTGTAATTTCAATATCTTTCTTTAACTCAATCTCTAGTGGAAGGGTAATGCTTCCCAGTGTAGGAGTAGCAGTGCCAGAGAAAGGAGCAAAAATCTTCCCTTTTCCTTGCAGATCAACTTTAGGGGGAATACCGGCTTTCATTTCGAAAGAAACATTATCGGTAAAGAAGTAGTTGGTCATGATCCCTAAGGTGGTCACATCATCTGCTTCTAAGCCACTCCCAGAATTGTTCCATTCAGAAAGACCATTGATCTGTGTCGTTCCACTCATTCCAGCAGGTAATGTGCCTCCAGTAAAAAAGCCAATTCCTTCTAATAAAATTTTGACTGCTTCCTGTTTTTCATTTGGATCAAGATTATTTAAAACGGTGTCTACCTGAATAGGGCCATTGGTATAGCTTTTCCCATTCTCGACCGCCGTATTGACTTTAAAAGGTTGAGCTTTGCCTTGTGGCATGACATGTAAGGCACCGACGGATACAGAAAAGCGTTTAAAGCCATCCCCATCTTGCAAGCTGAAATAAGGTGAATTTGCATGTGCAAGCACGGGTAAAGAGGCCATACCTGCCATACAAAACATTATTGTTTTCATTAAACCAGAACTCCATGTTCGTTGTGTTTCTTTGTTTTTGTATTGAACAATTTATGTGAATATCATCAAAAAACTCAGCTGCTGAACAAGTAGCTAAAAGTAACGAACGGGTTGTGTTTGGTAAGCAGTATGACTATTGGGTTAATTTGTGAGGTTTTTGTGTAATAACAAGTGGGATATAGGGTAAAAATTGAATTTCTGAGCGGGTCAAACTTTGCTTATTCAGCTTGCATCGAACCTGGAAATTAGCATTTTCTAGCTTTTTTATGAAGTTTTTTTGAAAAAAATATATAGATTTTGAGATTTAAAAAGGCTTTTATTTTAATTTTGAGCCAAGAAAGTGAGAAATTTAACTAGAACGAGTTGTACCCAGGAGTGCTCATTTTTTTGTACAATAGAACGCATAAATTATTGAGTAGATCACATGAATTCGCAAAATTCTCCCAAAAAAAAGCCGCTGGTTAATTTGCCCTTTCCTGTAAAACAGGCCGAGCAGTCTGCTGCAGAGGAAGTCTTGGAAGATCTGAGACCAAAACCTCAGCGTTATGCAGACCGTACCTGGATGCCACCACGTGGCACCCGTCGTGCGATGGGAAAACGTTAAGCACTCTAAACATTAGAGCGTCGGACATAATAAAGCCATGAGGATCATGGCTTTTTTTATACTTTTTGAATTATCTTAAACTTTTACGTGCCTTATTTTCTGGTTTGGGCGGCGAAATTTCCCGTTCCCCCTTCCAGACATCAATAAAGTCTTTTTCATTGATATTATACAGCTCTAATAAAGCCAAAATCACCGCGCCAAATAACATTGCACCTTCTGAGTTATCTTGAAAATCAAATATTTTCCCTCTTAGATTGTGCAGAATATCTTCAATTTCAAAAACCCGCTCTCGTCCATTGCTATCTGTTGGATAAGTCTGGGTATTTAAAAGGATTTTGGCCAGACTTTTTTCATTTTCACTTAGGGCAAGGACTTCAATCAGTTCATCTGTGGCCGGCGTGAAAATCACAGAGTCTCGAAAAATGGTATGCAGAAACTTTGCTGTCACTTTAGGGAGCGGCTTTTCTACAAAAGGACGGAACGATTGCGGCAAAATGACATTATGGGAAATGCCTTTGAACATGGGCGCGATTTCTTCGACTTTATAGCCGGCAATACCGCATCCAATTGAAGTAATAAAATACTTTATTTTAGGATGGTTCTTGGTGTAAAGCTTGAAGTCATCAATATAGTGCTGAATTTGCGATAACGGCATTTGCTGTAAATGCTCATTCATGGTCGGAATGGCATAACTCTGACCGGACCAGCCACGCCCCACACCCATTACTGCACCAAAGTGTTCTAGTGCTGTTCTAGCAGCACCTCCACCATGCTGGCCTGCCATGTTACTTCCAAATACAAAAACAGTGTTTTCTGGCAGGGATTTAACAATACTTTCATTATGATAATGGTAAGTCATGGCTTTTTATTCGCTGTCCTGATTAGCTTCATGTTGCCTTTGAAATCAATAAGGGTCAAGGCATTATTGTTGCAGAGCTACCCAAACAGATACGTCAAAATTCCGCCAATAATCCAGAATAGGATACCGATCAAACCTAAATAGAGTTGTTGTCTGAAAATGCTTAATTTATTGTTTTGCATAAGTGACATCTTTTATAAAAAATATTTATTCAATAAGGTCTCGATGACCAGAAGCAAATAGAAAAGACCCACACAAAATATGACAGTGCCCATATAGCGAAACTGATTTTTAAAAGCGATTTCTCGATATTCTTGATCTTTCATTTTTTGTCTATTTCTTATGATTTTGTAGATATTACTTTCATAATTTTAATTTTTTTTGATGATTTGTCAAGCGAGATCGTGATTAAAGTGCTAGCCAATAATGAATAGTAATATTGTTTTATTTACCAAACAGAAACCTGGCCAGGGATTGAGTAATTCAGATTTGCCCTCATAATAAATTGCATCGATATCCGCAGTGAATTTATTGAAGCTATGAGTGATAAAAAGCCCTTTGAACTAGTGACCAGTTATCAACCTGCGGGTGATCAGCCGCAAGCCATTGAAAAGCTGGTGAAGGGAATTGAACAGGGCTATCACGATCAGCTTCTGCTTGGAGTAACAGGTTCTGGTAAAACCTATACCATGGCCAATGTGATTGCACGTACCCAGCGTCCGACCATTGTCATGGCACATAATAAAACGCTGGCTGCACAGCTTTATGGGGAATTTAAGGCATTTTTTCCGAATAATGCGGTTGAGTATTTCGTCAGTTATTATGACTATTATCAGCCTGAGGCCTATGTACCATCTTCCGATACATTTATCGAGAAAGATTCGGCCATTAATGACCATATTGACCAGATGCGTCTTTCTGCCACACGTGCATTGTTGGAACGCCGTGATGCGATTATTGTCGCCTCGGTTTCTGCAATTTATGGTTTGGGTGATCCGAATGCCTATATGAGCATGTTACTACATGTGGTAGAAGGAGACCGGATCAGCCGCGATGATATTATTCGCCGACTGGTCGAGATGCAATACACCCGTAATGAGCTTGAATTTTTACGTGGTACTTATCGGATTCGCGGCGAAATCATCGATATTTTCCCGGCAGAGTCGGATCAGGATGCTATCCGTATTGAACTGTTTGATGATGAAGTTGACTCGATCCGCTGGTTTGATCCTTTAAGCGGAAAAATGATTCGTAAAGTGCCACGGGTTACGATCTATCCAAAAAGTCATTATGTGACGCCTAAAGACAATCTGGCACGAGCTATTGAGACGATTCGGGAAGAGCTGAAAGAACGTTTGGTATTTTTTCGTGAAAATGACAAGCTGCTTGAAGCACAGCGGATTGAGCAGCGTACCCGTTATGATCTGGAAATGATGCAGCAGCTCGGCTATACCAATGGCATTGAAAACTATTCTCGGCATTTGTCCGGTCGTCCGGCAGGCGAAGCACCTCCAACTTTATTTGATTATATTCCCGATGATGCCTTGCTGATTATTGACGAATCGCATGTGACCGTACCGCAAATTGGCGCCATGTATAAAGGTGACCGTTCCCGTAAAGAAAATCTGGTGAATTATGGCTTCCGTCTACCAAGTGCACTGGATAACCGCCCAATGAAATTTGAAGAGTGGGAACGTATTATTCCTGCTACGGTGTATGTTAGTGCCACGCCTGCACGTTATGAACTGGAAAAATCCCAGCAGATTGTCGAGCAGGTGGTGCGCCCGACAGGTCTGATTGATCCGGAAATTGAAATTCGTCCGGTACTGACTCAAGTCGATGATGTATTGTCTGAAATTAATTTGCGTAAAGATCTCGATGAGCGGGTGCTGGTAACGACTTTGACCAAACGCATGGCCGAAGATCTCAGTTCTTATTTAAAAGAATATGGGGTGAAGGTGGCTTATCTGCACTCAGACATTGATACCGTGGAGCGTGTCAAAATTATTCATGAGCTGCGTACCGGTGTTTATGATGTACTGGTCGGCATTAACCTGCTACGGGAAGGTCTGGATATGCCGGAAGTGTCCCTGGTTGCAATTCTCGATGCCGATAAAGAAGGCTTCCTGCGCTCAGAGCGTTCTCTCATTCAGACGATTGGTCGGGCTGCGCGTAACCTGAAAGGTAAAGCGATTTTGTATGCAGATCGTATTACTGACTCGATGCAAAAAGCCATTGATGAAACTGATCGCCGTCGCACCAAACAGATTCAATTTAATAAAGAACATGGAATTACACCGCGTAGCGCTGTGCGTCAGGTCATTAAGGAAATTGATACGGGTGAAGACTTAAGTGATGATTCAATCACCTTAAAAGCTTCTGATCAGGCACGTGCAATTAGCGCAGATGAACGCCATATTATGGCGGACCCGAAACTGTTTGCTAAACATATCAGTAAGCTGGAAAAAGAAATGCTCAAAGCTTCCAAGGATTTGCAGTTTGAGCAGGCTGCGCGGATTCGTGATGAAATTTTACGCCTGAAAGCCCAGATGCTGAGCTAAAACTCACTCACCATTCATCCTATAGTCCGCTTAAAATCAAGCATAAATCTAACATAATGCTACATAAAACCGGATTGAAGCACGTTAAGGTGAGTTTATAAAATTGCTTACAAATTGTGATCAGACTCGTGTCATAGGTATAGATATGAAAAATAAAAATATCCCTCGTGCGGGGTTTAAACTTGCAAAAATTGCGGTGGGTGGTGCAGTGCTGGTTGGTTTGGGTATGGCGACGATGTCCTATGCACAAAAAGCGCCATTGCCTACCGTTGAAAAGGTAGAGCTGGATCGCTACTTGGGAACCTGGTATGAGGTGGCGCGTAAGCCGCTTGTTTTTCAGCAAAAGTGTGATCGTAATGTCACGGCTACTTATACCTTAAATGAAAACGGCAACGTCACTGTAGATAACCGCTGCGTCCAGAAAAATGGTCAGGTGATGCAGTCATTAGGGGAAGCATATATTCAGAATCCCCCGTACAATAGCAAACTCAAGGTCAGCTTCTTACCCGAGTTTATCCGCTGGTTACCGGTTGGTCGTGGCGATTACTGGGTATTAAAACTTGATGATCACTATCAGACCGTACTCGTTGGAGAGCCGAGGCGTAAATATATGTGGGTATTGTCACGTGATCCACAGCTTGATCAAAAGGTGCTTAATGAATATCTGCAATATGCTCAATCGATAGGTTATGACTTAAGCGATCTGATCCGAACCAAACAGATTCAGACTACTGAGCCTTAAAAGTTAAGCTCATAAAAACCATGTCCAAGCATGGTTTTTTTACGGCTGCTGTTTCTGATTTTTTTACTTATATTCAGGAAGTTGAATAGCGGGATGTTCAAGCTTTATTTTTGACTAATCGCTATAATATGCCTGAAGTTTTATAGGTTAAAAGCATGTATAAAGGGATCGCATTATCAGTACTGGCATCTGTGGTGTTTGGTGTCTTGTATCTTTTTACCCCGTTTATGCAGCCTTTGGACAGCGAACAGACCTTTGCCTGGCGAATGCTGGCCACCATTCCATTCCTGACTGCATTTATGTGGTGGTCAGGCGATTTAAAATATATCAGCCATATCTTTCAGCGCATTCTGAAAGAGCCGATGTTTTTAGTCTGGTTACTTTTTAGTTCATTTTTATGTACCACCCAGCTTTGGTTGTTTTTGTGGGGGCCGATTAATGGGCGTGGCCTGGAAGTTTCCTTGGGTTATTTTCTATTGCCCCTGGTTATGGTTCTGGTTGGATGTGTAATCTATAAAGAAAAGTTGTCACACTGGCAGATAGCCGCAGTAGCGCTTGCTATATTGGGTGTAGGACATGAAATCTGGCGGGTTGGTGCCGTTGCCTGGGAAACGGTCTATGTTGCATTGGCGTATCCGCTGTATTTCTTTATGCGCCGTAAATTCCAGACTGATCATCTGGGCGGTTTCTGGTGGGATCTGTTTTTAATCTTACCTGTTGCGATTTATTTGGGCTTTGTTCATAGCGATTCCATGCAGCTGATTCTTGAAGCACAGCACCTTGTTGTGGTGGTCATTGTCTTGGGTTTTTTAAGTGCATTAGGACTGGGAAGTTATATTCTGGCCAGCCGTTATTTGCCTTTTGTCATTTTTGGATTACTCAGCTATTTGGAACCTGTGTTGCTGGCCTTTGCGTCTATGGCGTTGGGCGAGCGGATTGGGGCGGGTGAATGGCTGACTTATATTTCCATTTGGCTGGCGGTATTGCTACTGGTCATTGAAGGCGTACTGTACCTGCTGGAACAGCATAAACGGCGCTTGGAGCTGGCGCGAAATCTGGAAAAATATCCAGACTACTTGGACCCTTCAGATCGGGATTGAATGAATAAACAACATTTAACAAAAAAGTTGTTTCTATGCCAAATATGCTGTTTCATTTATTTTTAAAAGCAAAATCATTTGACTAATTATAGCTATTTTTAAAATTTATAGTGAATATACGAAATTTTCCTCAAGAGTTATTCAGCTTTTGATTCAAACTTGCGGCTAATTCCATTACAATTATCAGGTTTTGAAATTTATGCTTAGATTTACAATTAATTAGAGGACGTATCTGTGAGTAAAGACACTATCGTTGCCCTTCATGCAGAGCACCAAGGTCGTTGGAAAAACCGTGAGGAACTTGCGGAGCGTATGATTGCCCTGATGGGTCAGTTGTATCGTGAAAAAAATATTGTAGCTACAGTTTACGGCCGTTCTTTAATTAACCGTTCTGTGATCCAGATTCTTAAGGCACATCGCCGTACTCGCGTATTAGATGTTGAGCTTTCTGTAGTAGATACTTTCCCAATTCTTGAAGCATTGGTTAAAGTGCAAAACATTGGTACTGCTGAAATTGATCTAGGCAAACTGGCTGTTGAATACAAAGAAAAAGGCGGCGATATTGATGCCTTTGTTGCAGATGCCGTGAAATCTCTTGAAGGCAGTGCTACTTCTGTTGAAGGGAAAGATGTCGTTCTTTACGGTTTCGGTCGTATCGGCCGTATCCTGGCACGTTTGATGATCAGCCAGTCAGGTCTTGGTCGTGGCTTGAATCTGAAAGCAATCGTGGTTCGTAAATCATCTGACGGTGACCTGGAAAAACGTGCGTCTTTATTACGTCGTGATTCTATCCATGGTCCGTTTGCAGGCACAATTTCTGTAGATGAAGAGAATGAAGCGATCATTGCAAATGGTCAGTTCATCAAAGTGATCTATGCATCAAATCCGTCTGAAGTAGATTACACTGCTTACGGCATTGAAAATGCACTTGTGATCGATAACACCGGTAAATGGCGTGATGCTGAAGGTCTTGCTCAGCACTTGCAATGTTCGGGCGTTGCTCGCGTAATTCTGACTGCACCTGGTAAAGGTGATATGAAGAACGTGGTATTTGGTGTGAACCAGGCGGACATTCTTGATGAAGACAAGATTATCTCTGCTGCAAGCTGTACCACCAATGCGATCACTCCAACGCTAAAAGTATTACATGACAAATACACCGTATTAAATGGTCATGTTGAAACCGTTCACTCGTTCACAAACGACCAGAACTTAATTGACAACTACCATAAAGCGGATCGTCGTGGCCGTGCAGCAACGCTGAATATGGTTATTACTGAAACTGGTGCTGCTAAAGCAGTAGCGAAAGCACTTCCAGCGCTTCAAGGTAAACTGACAGGTAACTCTGTACGTGTTCCTACTCCGAACGTATCTCTTGCTATTTTGAACCTGACTTTGGATAAAGAAGTTGATCGTGATGAAGTAAATGAATACATTCGTCAAATTTCAATTAATTCTAACCTTCAAGGTCAAATCGGTTATACAAACTCTACAGAGGTTGTATCTTCTGACTTTATCGGTTCGCGCACGGCAGGTGTATTTGACGCGCAAGCGACTATTACTTCAGGTAACCGTTTAACTGCTTATGTATGGTATGACAACGAAGTTGGCTATAGCTGCCAAGTACTTCGTATCGCTGAACAGATGGGCGGCGTAAGCTATCCAAAAATTCCAGCTGAAACTAATGCATAACTAGATTCTAGTCAAAAAAAGAGCCTCAAATGAGGCTCTTTTTATTTTAGGGTGAGATGTATAGTAGATTATGAATGGCTGCCACATGTCATTTTCTATCGCTTGCCTATTGCCACAAAGCCACTGGTTTAGATCCACATCAAATTAAAAAATAAATTACCATTGGAAAGATTCAAAATATCCTGTGGTTCATTCGCTTTGAGGGCAATGATCAGCGCTGGCTTAAGTGCTTTGATAAGCTCGATTTAATATAAAAATAATCATCAGAAAGTTAATTCAGATTTGCGTAACATATAGCAAATGTGCGGTACTAATTTGGTTAGGCTGATAGCTGCAGGGCTTTAAAATCATGCAAAATAGTCTATGTCCTGATCTCTATAGGAGAGATGAAATGATCAATATAGCCAAGAATACTATCTGCCTTTGGTACGATGACAATGCCGAGGAGGCCGCAAAATTTTATGCTGAGACCTTTCCGGACTCTTTTGTCAGTGCGGTTCATCGCGCCCCTGGAGACTATCCTGCAGGAAAAGAGGGAGATGTGTTGACTGTTGAATTTACCGTGCTGGGTGTTGCATGCGTTGGGCTTAATGGCGGTCCTGCATTCACGCATAACGAAGCTTTTTCATTTCAAGTCGCTACTGAAGATCAAAGTGAAACTGACCGTTATTGGAATGCAATTGTCGGTAATGGAGGTCAGGCAAGTGACTGCGGTTGGTGTAAGGATAAGTGGGGGATTTCATGGCAAATTACACCGGTTGCTTTAACGCGAGCATTTACCAGTTCTGACCGTATGGCTGCCAAGCGGGCATTTAATGCAATGATGACGATGAAGAAAATTGATGTTGCAGCAATTGAGGCAGCCTTTCGAGGTTGAATGCATTGATCACAGCCTGAGTAATCTACTTTTAAGCTGCATCGCTAAAAAGTCTTTAAGGAATATAGATCGGAGAAATGTCATCATCTGGTTTTAGCGCAAGGTTTTAAGCTAAAAATGCCTTTCAGTTTTTTCTTG
The nucleotide sequence above comes from Acinetobacter sp. 10FS3-1. Encoded proteins:
- a CDS encoding glyceraldehyde-3-phosphate dehydrogenase, producing the protein MSKDTIVALHAEHQGRWKNREELAERMIALMGQLYREKNIVATVYGRSLINRSVIQILKAHRRTRVLDVELSVVDTFPILEALVKVQNIGTAEIDLGKLAVEYKEKGGDIDAFVADAVKSLEGSATSVEGKDVVLYGFGRIGRILARLMISQSGLGRGLNLKAIVVRKSSDGDLEKRASLLRRDSIHGPFAGTISVDEENEAIIANGQFIKVIYASNPSEVDYTAYGIENALVIDNTGKWRDAEGLAQHLQCSGVARVILTAPGKGDMKNVVFGVNQADILDEDKIISAASCTTNAITPTLKVLHDKYTVLNGHVETVHSFTNDQNLIDNYHKADRRGRAATLNMVITETGAAKAVAKALPALQGKLTGNSVRVPTPNVSLAILNLTLDKEVDRDEVNEYIRQISINSNLQGQIGYTNSTEVVSSDFIGSRTAGVFDAQATITSGNRLTAYVWYDNEVGYSCQVLRIAEQMGGVSYPKIPAETNA
- a CDS encoding VOC family protein yields the protein MINIAKNTICLWYDDNAEEAAKFYAETFPDSFVSAVHRAPGDYPAGKEGDVLTVEFTVLGVACVGLNGGPAFTHNEAFSFQVATEDQSETDRYWNAIVGNGGQASDCGWCKDKWGISWQITPVALTRAFTSSDRMAAKRAFNAMMTMKKIDVAAIEAAFRG